In a single window of the Xylanimonas protaetiae genome:
- a CDS encoding succinate dehydrogenase/fumarate reductase iron-sulfur subunit produces MSYDARLRVWRGDADGGALQDYRVEVHDGEVVLDVVHRLQATQAPDLAVRWNCKAGKCGSCSAEVNGRPRLLCMTQMAGFEPDEPVTITPLRTFPVIRDLVTDVSFNYAKAREIPSFAPPPDLAPGEYRMAQVDVERSQEFRKCIECFLCQDVCHVLRDHEENKAAYAGPRFLMRVAELEMHPLDVADRVDAVQDEHGLGRCNITKCCTEVCPEGIRITDNALIPMKERVADRRYDPLVWLGRTISRRRD; encoded by the coding sequence ATGAGCTACGACGCCCGGCTCCGGGTGTGGCGCGGCGACGCCGACGGCGGCGCGCTCCAGGACTACCGGGTCGAGGTGCACGACGGCGAGGTGGTGCTCGACGTCGTCCACCGGCTCCAGGCCACGCAGGCGCCGGACCTCGCGGTGCGGTGGAACTGCAAGGCGGGCAAGTGCGGGTCGTGCTCGGCGGAGGTCAACGGCCGGCCGCGGCTCCTGTGCATGACGCAGATGGCCGGCTTCGAGCCCGACGAGCCCGTCACGATCACGCCCCTGCGGACCTTTCCCGTGATCCGCGACCTGGTCACGGACGTGTCGTTCAACTACGCCAAGGCACGCGAGATCCCGTCGTTCGCGCCGCCGCCCGATCTCGCGCCCGGCGAGTACCGCATGGCGCAGGTCGACGTCGAGCGGTCGCAGGAGTTCCGCAAGTGCATCGAGTGCTTCCTGTGCCAGGACGTCTGCCACGTCCTGCGGGACCACGAGGAGAACAAGGCCGCCTACGCCGGCCCGCGCTTCCTCATGCGCGTCGCGGAGCTCGAGATGCACCCGCTCGACGTCGCCGACCGCGTCGACGCCGTCCAGGACGAGCACGGGCTGGGGCGCTGCAACATCACGAAGTGCTGCACCGAGGTGTGCCCCGAGGGCATCAGGATCACGGACAACGCGCTCATCCCGATGAAGGAGCGCGTCGCGGACCGCAGGTACGACCCGCTGGTCTGGCTGGGCCGGACGATCTCGCGCCGCCGGGACTGA